One window of Salegentibacter sp. Hel_I_6 genomic DNA carries:
- a CDS encoding 2,3,4,5-tetrahydropyridine-2,6-dicarboxylate N-succinyltransferase has translation MDHLEAKINEAWENRELLKDTETIKAIREVISLLDSGKLRTAEPTENGWQVNEWVKKGVVLYFPIQQMETLEAGIFEYHDKIPLKKGYKEKGIRVVPNAVARHGAYISSGVIMMPSYVNIGAYVDEGTMVDTWATVGSCAQIGKNVHLSGGVGIGGVLEPLQASPVIIEDNAFLGSRSIVVEGVKVEKEAVLGANVVLTASTKIIDVTGDEPKEMKGIVPARSVVIPGSYTKKFPAGEYNVPCALIIGKRKESTNKKTSLNDALREYNVAV, from the coding sequence ATGGATCATTTAGAAGCTAAGATCAATGAAGCCTGGGAAAACCGGGAATTACTAAAAGATACAGAAACCATAAAAGCTATACGTGAAGTTATCTCACTTTTGGATTCGGGAAAATTAAGAACTGCCGAACCTACCGAGAATGGATGGCAGGTAAACGAATGGGTGAAAAAAGGCGTAGTGCTTTATTTCCCTATCCAACAAATGGAAACTTTAGAAGCGGGAATTTTTGAATATCACGATAAAATTCCGTTGAAAAAAGGTTATAAAGAAAAAGGAATTCGTGTAGTTCCCAATGCAGTCGCAAGGCACGGGGCTTATATTTCCAGCGGCGTAATTATGATGCCAAGCTATGTGAATATTGGCGCCTATGTAGATGAAGGCACTATGGTAGATACCTGGGCCACAGTAGGAAGCTGTGCACAAATTGGCAAAAACGTTCACCTTAGTGGCGGAGTAGGAATTGGCGGGGTATTAGAACCTTTGCAAGCTTCTCCAGTAATTATAGAAGATAACGCATTTCTGGGATCAAGAAGTATCGTGGTGGAAGGCGTTAAAGTTGAAAAAGAAGCTGTTTTGGGCGCTAATGTAGTGCTTACCGCTTCAACTAAAATTATAGATGTTACCGGCGACGAACCAAAAGAAATGAAAGGAATTGTACCAGCAAGATCGGTAGTGATCCCTGGAAGTTACACCAAGAAATTCCCTGCCGGAGAATACAATGTACCCTGTGCATTAATTATTGGAAAACGTAAAGAGTCTACCAACAAAAAGACTTCTTTAAATGATGCATTACGCGAATACAATGTAGCCGTGTAA
- a CDS encoding DUF5606 domain-containing protein, producing the protein MGLDKILAISGKPGLYELTAQSRGGFIVKSIPDGKKMAVNIRHNVSLLSEIAIYTYTEEVPLAEIFEKIKEKEDGSEAINHKSNKAELENYFAEILPDYDVDRVYTSDMKKIFQWYNLLVKSGITDFSTEEAKPADKDTSGEEE; encoded by the coding sequence ATGGGATTAGATAAAATATTAGCGATTTCCGGAAAACCAGGATTATACGAACTAACCGCGCAAAGTCGAGGCGGCTTTATTGTTAAATCAATTCCCGATGGGAAAAAAATGGCTGTGAATATTCGCCATAACGTGAGCCTGTTAAGCGAAATAGCTATTTATACCTATACCGAAGAAGTTCCGCTGGCGGAAATCTTTGAAAAGATTAAAGAAAAGGAAGATGGTAGTGAAGCAATTAATCATAAATCTAATAAAGCTGAATTAGAGAATTATTTCGCTGAAATTCTACCTGATTATGATGTAGATAGGGTTTACACCAGCGATATGAAAAAGATCTTCCAGTGGTATAACCTTTTAGTAAAAAGCGGAATCACCGATTTTTCTACCGAAGAAGCAAAACCAGCCGATAAAGATACGTCGGGAGAAGAAGAATAA
- a CDS encoding four helix bundle protein gives MKTDLIKRSNVFAHKCVKLAINLPKNKLGGHIEGQLIRCSTSVAANYRAACLGQSKKAFISKLGIVIEEADECIFWIEFAKDEDLLNEKDSKELIIEAKELTSIFIASRITAVRNQNSGK, from the coding sequence ATGAAAACTGACTTAATTAAACGTTCCAATGTTTTTGCGCATAAATGTGTGAAACTAGCAATAAATCTTCCAAAAAATAAATTAGGAGGCCATATTGAGGGTCAGTTAATTAGATGTAGTACTTCTGTTGCAGCGAATTACAGGGCCGCATGTTTAGGGCAATCAAAAAAAGCTTTTATTTCAAAATTGGGAATAGTAATTGAAGAAGCTGATGAATGTATTTTCTGGATAGAATTCGCGAAGGATGAAGATCTGCTAAATGAGAAAGATTCAAAAGAATTGATAATTGAAGCCAAAGAGTTGACATCGATCTTTATCGCGTCTAGAATCACCGCGGTAAGAAACCAAAATTCCGGAAAATAA
- the def gene encoding peptide deformylase — protein sequence MILPIVAYGDPVLRKKCKEIPQDYPKLDELIENMWETMYNAFGVGLAAPQIGRPIRLFLVDSSPFAEDEELELQEREELKKLKKVFINPKIIEEEGDEWAFNEGCLSIPDVREDVFRKPQILIEYQDENFKAHRETFTGLAARVIQHEYDHIEGILFTDKLSSLKKRLLKGKLGGISKGKVKIEYKMRFPEMKKGR from the coding sequence ATGATTTTACCAATTGTAGCCTACGGGGATCCGGTTTTACGAAAAAAATGTAAAGAAATTCCGCAAGATTATCCAAAACTGGATGAATTGATAGAAAACATGTGGGAAACCATGTATAATGCATTTGGAGTTGGTTTAGCCGCGCCACAAATTGGTCGCCCAATTCGGTTGTTTCTTGTAGATTCAAGCCCTTTTGCTGAAGACGAGGAGTTAGAACTTCAGGAACGTGAAGAACTTAAGAAGTTAAAAAAGGTTTTTATCAATCCCAAGATTATTGAAGAGGAAGGCGACGAATGGGCTTTTAATGAAGGCTGTTTAAGTATACCTGATGTTAGGGAAGATGTATTTAGAAAACCACAGATTCTTATTGAATACCAGGATGAAAATTTTAAAGCACATCGCGAGACTTTTACCGGTTTAGCCGCCAGGGTAATTCAGCACGAATATGACCATATTGAAGGAATTTTATTTACTGATAAACTATCCAGCCTTAAAAAGCGTTTGCTAAAAGGAAAACTTGGTGGGATTTCAAAAGGAAAGGTGAAGATCGAATATAAAATGCGTTTTCCTGAAATGAAAAAAGGGCGCTAA
- the ruvX gene encoding Holliday junction resolvase RuvX — protein MARIMALDFGTKRTGIAVSDELKMIASGLTTVKTPELLDFLEKYFKEENVELVLVGEPKQKDDAASPVEVYILQFLKIFIKKFPEMPLKRIDERFTSKMAFQSMIDSGLKKKKRRDKALIDEISATIILQSYLYE, from the coding sequence ATGGCACGAATTATGGCACTTGATTTTGGGACAAAACGCACCGGTATTGCCGTTAGCGATGAGCTCAAAATGATTGCTTCAGGATTAACTACCGTTAAAACACCAGAGCTTCTGGATTTTCTTGAAAAATATTTTAAAGAGGAAAATGTTGAATTGGTGCTGGTAGGAGAACCTAAACAAAAAGACGATGCGGCTTCACCCGTTGAAGTCTATATCCTGCAGTTTTTAAAAATTTTTATTAAAAAGTTTCCTGAAATGCCGCTTAAAAGAATTGATGAAAGGTTCACTTCAAAAATGGCTTTTCAGTCTATGATAGACAGCGGACTTAAAAAAAAGAAACGCAGAGATAAAGCACTTATAGATGAAATTAGCGCGACTATTATTCTGCAATCTTATTTATACGAGTAG